Proteins encoded within one genomic window of Leptolyngbya sp. FACHB-261:
- a CDS encoding helix-turn-helix transcriptional regulator, producing the protein MDLDQLLYQAILEEFGHGVLIITPDNHLVYSNRQAHNICQQLASNDPHTPSIPKLVWYACECLIRAQADSPGKRVIVDYSISPDQKVTVRITARWLEVASAHSQNPTQGHKGQHVLVILESSVPLDAEVIRAVRPDYGFTPREAEVWSQAKAGKTYRQIAEELYISLNTVKKHMKSALSKERCLEE; encoded by the coding sequence ATGGATTTAGACCAATTGCTCTATCAGGCAATTCTCGAAGAATTTGGCCATGGAGTTTTAATCATTACGCCAGATAACCATCTGGTTTACAGCAATCGTCAGGCCCATAACATCTGCCAGCAACTGGCTTCTAATGATCCCCATACGCCCTCAATTCCCAAGCTCGTGTGGTATGCCTGTGAATGCTTGATTCGGGCTCAGGCGGACTCTCCTGGCAAGCGAGTCATTGTCGATTACAGCATTTCTCCAGACCAAAAAGTTACTGTCCGTATCACAGCGCGCTGGCTTGAAGTCGCTTCAGCCCATTCTCAAAACCCGACTCAAGGTCACAAAGGGCAACACGTTCTAGTCATTCTAGAAAGTAGCGTTCCGCTTGATGCTGAGGTTATTCGGGCTGTCCGACCAGACTATGGCTTCACTCCCCGTGAAGCAGAAGTCTGGTCTCAAGCAAAGGCAGGCAAAACCTATAGACAGATTGCGGAGGAGCTATACATCAGCCTAAACACAGTGAAGAAACACATGAAAAGTGCCCTATCCAAAGAGCGTTGTCTTGAGGAATAG
- a CDS encoding proline--tRNA ligase produces the protein MRLSQMLFVTLRENPADAEIPSHKLLVRAGYIRRVGSGLYAYLPLMWRVLNKVSQVVRSEMNAAGAQECLLPQLQPSELWKESGRWDTYTAEGIMFALEDRQGREVCLGPTHEEVITAIARDMVRSYRQLPLNLYQLQSKFRDEIRPRFGLMRGREFIMKDAYSFDADEAGLRKSYQAMYTAYCNIFQRCGLKYRAVEADAGAIGGAKSASQEFMILAEAGEDEVLYTDDGQYAANVEKAVSLPPKAAPSPFKEFKKLACPDTPTVDRMCTFLGCEATNIVKNVLYQAVYDNGTMVAVLVSIRGDQDVNEVKLHNELTNLAADYQASKVLKLDVADSEKWGVAPLPLGYIAPDLPDAALAGAKGLVPKFLRLADKTATETQGFSTGANETGYHVVGANWGAQYPTPGRIVDVRKARPGDRAIHDPSQTLKSARGIEVGHIFQLGVEFSVPMGATFTDETGDVKPLFMGCYGVGVSRVAQAAVEQSYDANGIIWPVAIAPYQVIVVIPNLKDTEQVEAATQLYQDLNAAGVETLLDDREERAGVKFKDADLIGIPFRVVTGRSLKQGKVEVVKRATAESTELPLTEVVATLQSWIGDAIAQA, from the coding sequence ATGCGACTGTCACAGATGTTGTTTGTCACCCTGCGGGAAAACCCGGCAGATGCCGAGATCCCCAGCCATAAGCTCCTGGTTCGCGCTGGTTACATCCGCCGCGTTGGCAGCGGTCTCTACGCCTACTTGCCCTTGATGTGGCGAGTCCTAAACAAAGTGTCCCAGGTCGTGCGCTCGGAGATGAATGCTGCCGGGGCTCAAGAATGCCTGCTGCCGCAACTTCAACCCTCGGAGCTGTGGAAGGAGTCCGGACGTTGGGACACCTACACGGCAGAAGGCATTATGTTCGCGCTAGAAGACCGCCAGGGGCGTGAAGTCTGCCTCGGCCCGACTCATGAAGAAGTAATCACGGCAATCGCGCGGGACATGGTCCGCTCCTACCGCCAGCTGCCGCTGAATCTCTATCAGCTTCAGTCCAAGTTTAGAGATGAGATCCGGCCTCGCTTTGGCCTGATGCGCGGGCGGGAGTTCATCATGAAAGATGCTTACTCGTTCGATGCCGACGAGGCAGGTCTCAGGAAAAGTTATCAGGCGATGTATACCGCCTACTGCAATATCTTTCAGCGCTGCGGGCTAAAGTATCGGGCTGTGGAGGCCGATGCCGGGGCGATCGGCGGTGCTAAGAGTGCCTCTCAGGAGTTCATGATCCTGGCAGAAGCCGGCGAAGACGAGGTGCTCTACACCGATGATGGCCAGTATGCAGCCAATGTAGAAAAAGCCGTCTCGCTGCCCCCCAAAGCGGCGCCCTCTCCTTTTAAGGAGTTCAAGAAGCTTGCCTGCCCAGATACACCCACGGTTGACCGCATGTGCACCTTCCTGGGTTGCGAGGCGACCAACATCGTCAAGAACGTTTTGTATCAGGCTGTTTACGACAATGGCACGATGGTTGCCGTCCTCGTCAGTATTCGCGGCGATCAGGATGTCAACGAGGTCAAGTTGCACAACGAACTGACCAACCTGGCAGCAGACTACCAGGCCAGCAAGGTGCTGAAGCTGGACGTAGCTGATTCTGAGAAGTGGGGGGTTGCGCCTCTCCCGTTGGGCTACATCGCACCGGACTTGCCTGATGCAGCGCTGGCTGGAGCCAAGGGGCTAGTGCCCAAGTTCTTGCGGCTAGCGGATAAGACCGCCACCGAAACCCAGGGTTTTTCCACCGGTGCTAACGAGACGGGCTATCACGTGGTCGGCGCCAATTGGGGGGCTCAATATCCAACCCCTGGACGCATCGTGGATGTGCGCAAAGCCCGTCCTGGAGACCGGGCCATCCATGATCCCAGCCAGACCTTGAAGAGTGCTCGGGGCATTGAGGTCGGGCACATCTTTCAATTAGGGGTCGAATTCTCGGTGCCGATGGGCGCAACCTTCACCGACGAAACTGGGGACGTCAAGCCCCTATTCATGGGCTGCTACGGGGTAGGCGTGTCCCGTGTGGCCCAAGCAGCAGTCGAGCAGTCTTATGATGCCAACGGCATTATTTGGCCAGTGGCGATTGCCCCTTACCAGGTGATCGTGGTGATTCCCAACCTCAAGGACACTGAGCAAGTCGAGGCTGCCACCCAGCTCTACCAGGACTTAAACGCTGCTGGGGTCGAAACTCTGCTCGATGATCGCGAAGAGCGGGCCGGGGTCAAATTCAAAGATGCCGATCTGATTGGTATTCCCTTCCGGGTCGTGACTGGGCGCTCACTGAAACAGGGCAAGGTAGAAGTTGTCAAACGGGCAACAGCTGAGTCAACAGAATTGCCCCTGACTGAAGTTGTGGCAACACTCCAGAGCTGGATCGGTGACGCGATTGCGCAGGCATAG
- a CDS encoding Gfo/Idh/MocA family protein, with translation MNAFMSRAQVEPIRIGVIGVGNMGQHHARVLSLLKDVELVGISDVNVERGLDTASKYRVRFFEDYHDLLAHVDAVCIAVPTRLHYDVGMTCLQAGVHVLIEKPIAATLNEAESLVNAAAECNRILQVGHIERFNPAFAELSKVLKHEELLALEAHRMSPYSHRANDVSVVFDLMIHDIDLLLELVPVSVSSLTASGSRASDSGYLDYVTATFVFVNGVVATLTASKVTHRKLRRIAAHCKNSLTEADFLNNEILIHRQTIANSTTDYGQVLYRQDGLIEKVYTSNIEPLHAELEHFVNCVRGGEQPSVGGEQALKALRLASRIEQMALDGRVWQKVPTMVDSQLQAC, from the coding sequence ATGAACGCCTTCATGTCTCGTGCTCAGGTTGAGCCGATTCGGATTGGAGTGATCGGAGTTGGCAATATGGGGCAGCACCATGCGCGGGTGCTCAGCCTTCTTAAAGATGTCGAACTGGTGGGAATTTCAGACGTCAACGTGGAGCGGGGCCTGGATACTGCGAGTAAGTACCGGGTCCGTTTTTTTGAGGACTACCACGACCTGTTAGCCCATGTAGATGCCGTTTGCATTGCGGTTCCCACCCGCTTGCATTACGACGTAGGCATGACCTGTCTCCAGGCAGGGGTACATGTCCTGATTGAGAAGCCGATTGCGGCGACCCTCAATGAGGCTGAATCCCTGGTTAACGCGGCGGCTGAGTGCAACCGTATTCTTCAAGTCGGCCACATCGAGCGATTTAACCCAGCCTTTGCCGAGCTGAGCAAAGTGCTCAAGCACGAAGAACTGCTGGCTCTGGAAGCGCACCGCATGAGCCCCTACTCCCACCGGGCCAACGATGTCTCGGTAGTGTTCGACTTGATGATCCATGACATCGATCTGTTGTTGGAACTGGTACCCGTGAGCGTTAGCAGCCTGACCGCCAGTGGCAGCCGCGCTTCTGATTCGGGCTACCTGGACTACGTGACTGCGACCTTTGTGTTCGTCAATGGCGTAGTTGCCACCTTGACGGCCAGCAAGGTCACTCATCGCAAACTGCGTCGGATTGCCGCCCACTGCAAGAACTCACTGACTGAGGCAGATTTTCTCAACAACGAAATTCTGATCCACCGCCAGACTATTGCTAATTCCACAACAGATTACGGTCAAGTTCTCTACCGTCAGGATGGGTTAATCGAAAAGGTCTACACCAGTAACATTGAGCCCCTGCACGCAGAGCTTGAGCACTTTGTTAACTGTGTGCGTGGCGGCGAACAGCCCTCAGTGGGTGGCGAACAAGCGCTCAAAGCTCTGCGCCTCGCCAGTCGTATCGAGCAGATGGCGCTCGACGGTCGGGTTTGGCAAAAGGTGCCCACGATGGTGGACTCGCAATTGCAGGCCTGCTAA
- a CDS encoding DUF2993 domain-containing protein yields MELIALILSGLFSLAGSGGLVAERLSQSLLRDQIQSADKLEVRIDNRPNYQILQGHVDRLRVAGRGVVLRPTRRDNGATLRLQAVDLETDPIDLNPSSLQLRRPLGAAVRLVLRAEDLNQALQSPAAQCQLQRLGRGLGPGYTLSEPQVEFLSNGRIRLRGSLRRGNQDPNALTAVFEAAPQVQQGARLLLNQPSLTLNGQPVPLAFYQRLLDGLSQEYDLRRFQSQGITARVLQLNSTPGELELVAYVRTNQLPARSGRRSRRVVGETERP; encoded by the coding sequence ATGGAGTTGATTGCTCTCATTCTCTCAGGGCTATTCAGCCTCGCGGGTAGTGGCGGCCTCGTGGCAGAACGCCTCAGCCAGAGTTTGCTGCGCGATCAAATTCAAAGCGCAGACAAGCTAGAAGTGCGCATCGACAACAGGCCAAATTACCAAATTTTGCAGGGCCACGTTGACCGGCTGCGCGTGGCAGGGCGAGGAGTGGTGCTGCGTCCGACCCGTCGGGATAATGGGGCAACTCTGCGGCTGCAAGCGGTGGATCTAGAAACTGACCCCATCGACTTGAACCCTAGTAGCTTGCAGTTGCGTCGGCCTCTAGGTGCAGCAGTGCGGTTGGTGTTGCGAGCGGAAGATCTCAACCAGGCATTGCAATCACCCGCCGCCCAATGCCAATTGCAGCGGCTAGGCCGAGGCTTAGGGCCTGGATATACGCTGAGCGAACCTCAGGTTGAGTTCTTGAGTAATGGCCGTATTCGCCTGCGGGGCAGTTTACGACGTGGCAACCAGGACCCTAACGCTCTGACCGCAGTCTTTGAAGCCGCCCCTCAAGTGCAGCAGGGAGCTCGGCTGCTGCTCAACCAGCCCAGCCTGACCCTCAATGGGCAGCCTGTTCCCTTAGCTTTCTACCAACGCTTGTTGGACGGCTTGAGCCAAGAGTATGACCTGCGACGGTTCCAGAGCCAAGGGATCACCGCTAGAGTTCTGCAACTCAACAGCACGCCTGGAGAGCTAGAACTAGTCGCCTATGTACGCACAAATCAACTTCCTGCAAGGTCAGGGCGGCGGTCTCGACGGGTGGTTGGAGAAACGGAACGGCCCTGA